A stretch of the Octopus bimaculoides isolate UCB-OBI-ISO-001 chromosome 8, ASM119413v2, whole genome shotgun sequence genome encodes the following:
- the LOC106880873 gene encoding M-phase inducer phosphatase 1 isoform X1, which yields MSSFGRSLQIMALDCNSSITKGENNGNLHSPVTNLAMNLSELRTDRSTPKRRLSLNTVDSGPILSDCFKDSPTPFYSPSEEYRTKPQNPSFLKQSSLTNSEAPPLFDVKNFEYVDSPLETEQDDSNSRDSGLGYEKEREDQFQFVPPLGMPPRKVKMFEDSLDFEINRKFHRSLSAPLIKKEDIEFLQRDNSPKKTENERDDGFSDHLETMDTAAETVSDSIKSLIEAPLSSQALENAENTNSYRFGSSLDDTPTTMRVAKSIFRTQSFDVRRRSINKRDRIKDENTPVYQKRRRPTNGKISPILKRSHSETEAQIKAAVQRISHNPSLIGDASKTYCLPTITGKHGYLKSVTPQTVKELLHGHYDYEINSYSIIDCRYPYEFEGGHIKKAENLYDENSIYKKFLENPPKISDSAKRDIVVFHCEFSSERAPKLAKFLRSRDRNANESCYPFLYYPEIYILDGGYKAFFEKCVEFCEPPTYKPMLHSDHSSDLKHFRGKSRSWAGERTHRSGLRQLNF from the exons ATGTCTAGTTTTGGAAGATCGTTACAAATAATGGCTTTAGATTGTAATTCGTCGATAACTAAAGGCGAAAACAATGGAAACTTGCATTCCCCTGTTACAAATCTGGCGATGAACCTAAGTGAACTTCGAACTGACAg GTCAACTCCCAAAAGACGTTTATCGCTAAATACCGTGGATAGTGGGCCAATATTATCAg ATTGTTTTAAAGACTCTCCGACTCCGTTTTATTCACCTTCCGAGGAATATAG AACCAAACCACAGAATCCTTCCTTT ttaAAACAGAGTTCTCTTACAAATAGTGAAGCACCTCCATTATTTGATGTGAAAAACTTTGAATACGTGGATAGTCCTTTGGAGACTGAACAAGATGATAGCAATTCAAGAGACAGTGGCTTGGGTTATGAAAAAGAAAGG GAGGACCAGTTTCAGTTTGTGCCACCCTTGGGAATGCCACCACGTAAAGTGAAAATGTTTGAGGACAGTTTGGACTTCGAGATCAATCGAAAATTTCATCGCTCTCTCTCAGCTCCTTTGATAAAGAAAGAG GATATTGAATTTTTGCAACGAGATAACAGCCCCaaaaaaacagagaatgaaagagatgATGGTTTCTCTGATCATTTGGAAACAATGGACACAGCAGCAGAG ACAGTATCAGACAGCATTAAAAGCCTCATTGAAGCACCATTATCTTCACAAGCTTTGGAGAATGCTGAAAACACAAACAGCTACAGATTTGGAAGTTCCTTAGATGACACACCAACT ACTATGCGTGTTGCAAAATCCATATTCCGCACACAATCCTTCGACGTGAGAAGACGTTCCATAAACAAGCGTGATCGAATAAAAGATGAGAATACACCTGTCTATCAAAAACGGCGGAGACCGACAAATGGAAag ATATCCCCAATTTTAAAACGTTCTCACTCAGAGACAGAGGCTCAGATCAAGGCAGCTGTTCAGAGAATATCACATAATCCATCTTTAATTGGCGATGCATCAAAG ACATACTGCTTACCAACAATAACTGGAAAACATGGATATCTGAAGTCAGTTACTCCTCAAact GTAAAAGAATTATTACACGGGCACTATGATTATGAAATAAATTCTTACTCCATAATAGATTGTCGCTATCCGTATGAATTTGAAGGTGGACATATTAAG aaagcAGAAAATCTTTATGATGAAAACAGCATTTATaagaaatttttagaaaatcCCCCAAAaattagtgattcagcaaaaagagatatTGTTGTATTCCATTGCGAATTTTCTTCTGAAAGAGCACCAAAGTT AGCAAAATTCCTAAGAAGCAGAGACCGAAATGCAAATGAAAGCTGTTATCCATTTCTGTATTACCCCGAAATTTATATTCTTGATGGTGGTTACAAAGCTTTCTTCGAGAAATGTGTG GAATTTTGTGAACCTCCAACCTACAAGCCAATGCTACACAGTGATCATTCCAGTGATTTGAAACACTTCCGAGGAAAATCTAGGTCATGGGCTGGAGAAAGAACTCATCGAAGTGGTTTACGGCAGTTAAACTTTTAG
- the LOC106880873 gene encoding M-phase inducer phosphatase 1 isoform X2, whose amino-acid sequence MSSFGRSLQIMALDCNSSITKGENNGNLHSPVTNLAMNLSELRTDRSTPKRRLSLNTVDSGPILSDCFKDSPTPFYSPSEEYRTKPQNPSFLKQSSLTNSEAPPLFDVKNFEYVDSPLETEQDDSNSRDSGLGYEKERDIEFLQRDNSPKKTENERDDGFSDHLETMDTAAETVSDSIKSLIEAPLSSQALENAENTNSYRFGSSLDDTPTTMRVAKSIFRTQSFDVRRRSINKRDRIKDENTPVYQKRRRPTNGKISPILKRSHSETEAQIKAAVQRISHNPSLIGDASKTYCLPTITGKHGYLKSVTPQTVKELLHGHYDYEINSYSIIDCRYPYEFEGGHIKKAENLYDENSIYKKFLENPPKISDSAKRDIVVFHCEFSSERAPKLAKFLRSRDRNANESCYPFLYYPEIYILDGGYKAFFEKCVEFCEPPTYKPMLHSDHSSDLKHFRGKSRSWAGERTHRSGLRQLNF is encoded by the exons ATGTCTAGTTTTGGAAGATCGTTACAAATAATGGCTTTAGATTGTAATTCGTCGATAACTAAAGGCGAAAACAATGGAAACTTGCATTCCCCTGTTACAAATCTGGCGATGAACCTAAGTGAACTTCGAACTGACAg GTCAACTCCCAAAAGACGTTTATCGCTAAATACCGTGGATAGTGGGCCAATATTATCAg ATTGTTTTAAAGACTCTCCGACTCCGTTTTATTCACCTTCCGAGGAATATAG AACCAAACCACAGAATCCTTCCTTT ttaAAACAGAGTTCTCTTACAAATAGTGAAGCACCTCCATTATTTGATGTGAAAAACTTTGAATACGTGGATAGTCCTTTGGAGACTGAACAAGATGATAGCAATTCAAGAGACAGTGGCTTGGGTTATGAAAAAGAAAGG GATATTGAATTTTTGCAACGAGATAACAGCCCCaaaaaaacagagaatgaaagagatgATGGTTTCTCTGATCATTTGGAAACAATGGACACAGCAGCAGAG ACAGTATCAGACAGCATTAAAAGCCTCATTGAAGCACCATTATCTTCACAAGCTTTGGAGAATGCTGAAAACACAAACAGCTACAGATTTGGAAGTTCCTTAGATGACACACCAACT ACTATGCGTGTTGCAAAATCCATATTCCGCACACAATCCTTCGACGTGAGAAGACGTTCCATAAACAAGCGTGATCGAATAAAAGATGAGAATACACCTGTCTATCAAAAACGGCGGAGACCGACAAATGGAAag ATATCCCCAATTTTAAAACGTTCTCACTCAGAGACAGAGGCTCAGATCAAGGCAGCTGTTCAGAGAATATCACATAATCCATCTTTAATTGGCGATGCATCAAAG ACATACTGCTTACCAACAATAACTGGAAAACATGGATATCTGAAGTCAGTTACTCCTCAAact GTAAAAGAATTATTACACGGGCACTATGATTATGAAATAAATTCTTACTCCATAATAGATTGTCGCTATCCGTATGAATTTGAAGGTGGACATATTAAG aaagcAGAAAATCTTTATGATGAAAACAGCATTTATaagaaatttttagaaaatcCCCCAAAaattagtgattcagcaaaaagagatatTGTTGTATTCCATTGCGAATTTTCTTCTGAAAGAGCACCAAAGTT AGCAAAATTCCTAAGAAGCAGAGACCGAAATGCAAATGAAAGCTGTTATCCATTTCTGTATTACCCCGAAATTTATATTCTTGATGGTGGTTACAAAGCTTTCTTCGAGAAATGTGTG GAATTTTGTGAACCTCCAACCTACAAGCCAATGCTACACAGTGATCATTCCAGTGATTTGAAACACTTCCGAGGAAAATCTAGGTCATGGGCTGGAGAAAGAACTCATCGAAGTGGTTTACGGCAGTTAAACTTTTAG